CACATCGAATCAAAGGGGTAAAATGGGGAACGGCTAAAACGATGGTCATCACATGGTTCATCACCTTGCCGATTTCTGCTACATTAGCAGCGATTTCCTACTTTATTTTAAATCTATTCTTTTAATTAGCAAACCCTCCTTAACTGGAGGGTTTTTTTAGGATCGTTTATAACATAAGGAGTGATCGTGCATGAAGTCTCAAAGCTTCGAATGGACCAGAAAAACGCCAGAAGCTTAATAAAAGTGCGTGAAAGAAAGTGAATGCCGCAAAAAAACGCGCCCGCTCTTTGAAAAAAGTGCATCAAAGCAAGAGAATGCCGCAAAAAAACCGAGCCCACCTTGAAAAAAGTACATCAAAGCTGCGAATGAAGCACTCACAGAGCGATTGGGTACTCTAAATGAAAGAATTCGGGATTTTGAGCACTCACAGCGCATGATTGAGTACTCAACCTGGTCTCCTCCCGAGTTTTTGAGCACTCAAAGAGAGCAGTTGAGTACTCTAAATGAACAAATTCAGGATTTTGAGCACTCAAAGACCGTGATTGAGTACTCACCCTGGAGTCCCCCCGAGTTTTTGAGAACTCAAAGAGAGCATTTGAGTACTCTAAATGAACAAATTCGGGATTTTGAGCACTCATAGAGCATGAATGAGTACTCAACGTGGCCTTCCCATAGTTTTTGCGAACTCAAAGAGAGCAGTTGAGTACTCTAAATGAACGAATTCGGGATTTTGAGCATTCAAAGAGCATGAATGAGTACTCAACGTGGATTCCTCCTAGTTTTTGAGCACTCACAGAGCACAGTTGAGTACTCTAAATGAACGAATTCAGGATTTTGGGTACTCACAGAGCGTGATTGAGTACTCACCCTGGCCTCCCCCTAGTTTTTGAGCACTCACAGAGCACAGTTGAGTACTCTAAATGAACGAATTCGGGATTTTGAGCATTCAAAGAGCATGATTGAGTACTCAACGTGGCTTCCCCAAGAGTTTTTGAGCACTCACAGAGCGTGATTGAGTACTCAACCTGGATTCCCCCCTAGTTTTTGAGCACTCACAGAGCACAGTTGAGTACTCTAAATGAACGAATTCGGGATTTTGAGCATTCAAAGAGCATGATTGAGTACTCAACCTGGCCTCCTCCCGAGTTTTTGAGAACTCAAAGAGAGCGTTTGAGTACTCTAAATGAACGAATTCGGTATTTTGAGCACTCACAGAGCATGATTGAGTACTCACCCTGGCCTCCCCCTAGTTTTTGAGAACTCAAAGAGAGCAGTTGAGTACTCTAAAAGAACGAATTCGGTATTTTGAGAACTCATATAGCTCAGTTGAGTACTCTAAATGAACAAATTCGGGATTTTGAGCACTCAAAGACCGTGATTGAGTACTCAACGTGGCCTTCCCCTAGTTTTTGAGAACTCAAAGAGCGCAGTTGAGTACTAAACTGGATTACAAAGCGGTGATGTACAAAACACTCCTTAAGTCCGCTTCCTATTAACCCTAGAAGATGAATACAATATCTCTCCTTCAATAAAGAAGTCACCAGTCCAAAATTGACGAAAAAAATACAGAGTGATACTATTGCTTTAGATGATAGTGAAAATCGTTATCAATTGGAGGGGAAAAAGATGATTCAGCAGCAATCTATTTCAGCAGTAATACGTGAAAGAATCTCAATCAAATCAAATTACCTTCCTCTCGAGGTAAAGGAAGAAGATATTGTAACTCTGCTAAATGACGCTGTCTGGGCGCCTAATCATGGTCTAAGAGAGCCCTGGCGGTTTTTATTTGTAAGCGGAGAGCGGAAGGAAGCTTTTATTCAGACTGTTCTTGCGTGCTACGAAGCAAAAGCACATGAAAAAGTTAGGTCAAAGCTTGCAGATGTTCCTGCATTTTTAGTTGCCATTATGCCTGAAGATCCCCGCCAGAAAATATGGGAAGAGGATTTTGCGGCGATCAGCACCCTTATTCAAAATCTGCAGCTGCTTGGCTGGGAAAAAGAGCTTGGAATGGTATGGAAAACGCCAAATCACATGTATGACCCAAAATTCCGCCGTGCCATAGGAGTTCAAAATGGTGAAAAAATCGTTGGCATTCTGCAGCTTGGCTATTTTGATCCTGCCCTGCATGTGAAAGATAGAAAACGGACGAATGCATTGGAAAAACTAAGTTCATTTTGAGAAAGATCCTTTTGTTTTCATGAATAAAGCTTGGTAAATTCAATGAAATTTCCCATACTTAAAAAATCCGTATTTCCCGGATCGAACGATAAAGATGCATGAATCCTCGAATGGGTTCATGCGTTTTGAATTTACGAATATAAATACTTAAAAATCTCGGGCACTCTCTTTCTCCATGCTGCTTCATTGTGTTCAGCATCTTCGATTACTTCATAGCGGTAATCGCTAACCTTTTCTTTTAGAATATCATATACGGCATCACTGGAATCAATATAATCCTGATGATGAAAGGAAGCAGTTATTTCTTTTGTGCCGACATCCATATAAAATTTTTCAATTGCTGACAAATCACTATCTTTTATCAAAGCTTCTATCTCTTTTTGATTAAACCAATAAGCAGATGAGAGAGAAGCGATTTTTCTGAAGATATGCGAATATTTGCAGGCGGCATATGTAGATATTAATCCTCCCATCGAACTTCCAGCCATTGAGGTTTCATCAGGAAGTGTGCGATACTTGCTGTCAATCAGCTGCTTTAATTCATGAACGATGAAGCTGATATATGCATCGCCTTCGCCTCCAAGATCTTCATCCTGTCCAAACAAATCCTGAGCGAGACTGCGGTTAATCCACGGACCATATTCATTAAATCGATTGTATCCGGTATGATTGCAGTCGATGCCCACCACAATCAATTCTTGGCCACTTTGTTCAAGATAATCTTTTATTCCCCAGCTGAACCCAAAGCTTGCATCACGGTCTTCAAATAGATTCTGGCCGTCGTGCATGTAAAGAACTGGATATGATTTAGAGCTGTCTCTGTAGTTTTCAGGTAAAAAGACTGTAATTCGCCTTTCCCGTTCAAGTGTTGAGATGAATACTTCAAATTTTTCAATCATGATCGTACACTCCTGTTAAGCTAGCTTGATATTTATATTATAGTGAAAATTTTAGAATATAGCTTGAAATATATAGCCATGACGGCAACTGCAAAACAGAAAAATATCAAACAAAATCATATTATTCTCATACTCCGCAAACAATAATAAAAAAGCGATTTTAGGAGAATGAAATGAATATATTGATTATTTATGCTCATCCGAATCCGGAAAGCTTTAATGCAGCGATATGTGATGCCGTGGAAAAAGAATTTACAAGCAAAGACTTTCAGGTGAGAAAAAGAGATCTCTATCAGATGAAGTTCAACCCCATTTTGACAGAAGACGACTATTCATCCTTTTATCAGGATAAAGTTCCAGCTGATATTCAGGCGGAACAGAGTGAACTTATATGGGCAAATATTTTTGTCTTTGTTTTTCCAACATGGTGGGCCGGGATGCCGGCGATTTTAAAAGGGTATTTTGACAGAGTTTTTACAAACGGTTTTGCTTTTCGGTATTCTGATGAAGGTCCGGAGGGATTGCTGAAAGAAAAACAGGCACTAATTTTCCAGACTACAGGGCAGCCTGAGAAGTCTTTGAAGCCCCCGCAATTGACAATGGCCATGCAGGCATCGTTTGATGTTGGCATTATGAATTTTTGTGGAATCGAAACGCTCGCCCACAAGTTTATTTATTCGGTTCCATATGTTGATGAAGAGACACGGAAAATAATGCTGAATGAAGTCAAAGAAGTTGTTGAAATGATTGGGAAACAAAAATAAAAAAGATCTTCCTGTAAACTAACGGGTTCGGTTCAGAGGTGCAAAACATTAAAACAGCATAGTAAATAAGACAACATTTAACACCCCAATTATCAGCATAATTGGTGTGTTTTTTCTTCCAATATGACCTTTTCAACTGTGTGATTGTAATGAAATGGAAATAATGGTTATTCAGCAAGCTATTCAAAAAGCCTTATACGTAACCTGCATGGAAAAAGGCAATCCACAGAGAATGGATTGCTCTTTTTAGTTATCCCTATTAATTAAATAAAAGTAGCTTAGTGGCAAATAGACAAACGGGTTCAGAAGAAACGAAAATCCTGAGTCCAATAGAATGTGGAACCAGGTTGCCTAATTTCTTTTTTACATTTTTAAACTGATTTTATACTGAATTTTAACAAAACTCGGATTTTTACTTAATAATTTACATTTAATCTATTACTGATATAAAAAAATATTGGTGAGGAGATATGTACTTTATGAGTAGTCAAACATCTAATAATGGCATGAATAGGAGAGATTTCTTAAAAGCGGGAGGAATGGGCACACTTGCTCTAACCCTTGGATCGACTGGAGTACTAGCACTCGGTTCAAAAGCATTTGCGGATGCTGCCGATAATCCAGCCAGCGGATTTGGCGGATATGGCCCTTTGGTTCCGGATCCGAATGGTATTCTTGATCTTCCAAAAGGCTTTCATTACAAAATTATTTCCAGAGAAGGCGACCTGATGACAGACGGAAGCAAAATCCCTGGAGCTTTTGATGGAATGGCTGCATTTGAAGGGCCAAACAATACAACTATTCTTGTTCGTAACCATGAATTAAAGGATGGCCCAGCATTTGGAAGCAATCCATATGATGCAGCTGCTTTAGGTGGTACAACGGCTCTAGTTGTAGGTCCAAATCGCGAAGTTATTAAAGAATATGTAACATCTTCAGGAACGATCCGAAATTGTGCGGGTGGTGCTACACCTTGGGGTACTTGGCTGACTTGTGAAGAAACACGTTCCGAAACACACGGATATGTATTTGAAGTAGATCCACAGCAGCCGGAGAATGAAATGTCCAGAACCCCAATTAAGGAAATGGGGCGCTTTTCTCACGAAGCTTGTGCCATCGACTCTGCGACAGGTTATGTATACTTAACTGAGGATGCAAGCCCAAGTTACCTTTACCGTTTTATTCCAAATGACTTGAGCCAAAAACCAGGCGCGTTACAAAAAGGCGGTAAGCTTTATGCAGCTGCGATTGAAGCGGTAACTGATCCAACAGCAAGCACCTTTAAAACAGGACAAACATTTAAGATTGTTTGGAAGGAACTAGATCCTCATTTATGCCGCGAGGACGCTAAGGAACAAAACTGCATTGAATTCAGTAGACTAGAGGGAGCGTTCTTCCAAGAGGGTGTTTTCTGGTTCGATGACACCTCTGCCGGTGACAAAAAACTTGGACGCGTTTACCGTTATATTCCTCACACTAATACATTGGAGCTTTTCTATGAGGGAAATGATGCACGAGAAATGGAATATCCGGATAATATCTGTTGTACTCCATGGGGCGACCTTTGGTTTGCAGAAGATGGTTCAGGCCAAGATCGTCTTATGGGAATTACCCCAGAAGGCAAGGTCTATCCTTTTGCCGCCAACCGTTTAAGTGGTGATGAATTGGCAGGCCCAACCTTCTCACCAGATGGAAACACACTTTTTGTCAATATTCAAAGCCCAGGCAAAACCTTTGCCATTTGGGGACCGTTCCAACGCAGAAACTCTGCGCGCGCAAGGGACATGTCTTATGCTGCTCCTGCAAATCTTGCACCGCAAGTTTCAGAAAAAGTGGCTAAGGCTGCCGAGAAACAAGGTATGTCCGTTCTAGAAGCGGCAGCATTTGAGCGCCACGGAGTAAAAATGATTTAAATTGTTTTACAGGATACCATAAAAAAGATGTAAACTAACACTTTGTATGGTTTACATCTTTTTTTACATTCCAGAGTATTTGTTGCAGGTGGACATTAAAGTGGGATCACATGTCCAGATAACCTACACTTTGATAGTAAAGGAAACCTTTGTGGGATGGAAGATTTTGGATCGGCTTTTGTATGCCTGATACTAAAGATATTTTGTAATAAAGTTTGATCAAAATCCAGTATTGATTTAAACAGGATTTTTCTTTTTTGCTTTTGCCGATGTTGTAAAACTCCATGCGTGTTACTCCACTAAAGGGCAAAATCGTTGATTAAAGGAAGGAATTATTAGAAAATTAAAACTGAGCTTTAAGTTATTCAA
The window above is part of the Metabacillus dongyingensis genome. Proteins encoded here:
- a CDS encoding nitroreductase family protein, with protein sequence MIQQQSISAVIRERISIKSNYLPLEVKEEDIVTLLNDAVWAPNHGLREPWRFLFVSGERKEAFIQTVLACYEAKAHEKVRSKLADVPAFLVAIMPEDPRQKIWEEDFAAISTLIQNLQLLGWEKELGMVWKTPNHMYDPKFRRAIGVQNGEKIVGILQLGYFDPALHVKDRKRTNALEKLSSF
- a CDS encoding alpha/beta hydrolase → MIEKFEVFISTLERERRITVFLPENYRDSSKSYPVLYMHDGQNLFEDRDASFGFSWGIKDYLEQSGQELIVVGIDCNHTGYNRFNEYGPWINRSLAQDLFGQDEDLGGEGDAYISFIVHELKQLIDSKYRTLPDETSMAGSSMGGLISTYAACKYSHIFRKIASLSSAYWFNQKEIEALIKDSDLSAIEKFYMDVGTKEITASFHHQDYIDSSDAVYDILKEKVSDYRYEVIEDAEHNEAAWRKRVPEIFKYLYS
- a CDS encoding NAD(P)H-dependent oxidoreductase; protein product: MNILIIYAHPNPESFNAAICDAVEKEFTSKDFQVRKRDLYQMKFNPILTEDDYSSFYQDKVPADIQAEQSELIWANIFVFVFPTWWAGMPAILKGYFDRVFTNGFAFRYSDEGPEGLLKEKQALIFQTTGQPEKSLKPPQLTMAMQASFDVGIMNFCGIETLAHKFIYSVPYVDEETRKIMLNEVKEVVEMIGKQK
- a CDS encoding alkaline phosphatase PhoX, with protein sequence MSSQTSNNGMNRRDFLKAGGMGTLALTLGSTGVLALGSKAFADAADNPASGFGGYGPLVPDPNGILDLPKGFHYKIISREGDLMTDGSKIPGAFDGMAAFEGPNNTTILVRNHELKDGPAFGSNPYDAAALGGTTALVVGPNREVIKEYVTSSGTIRNCAGGATPWGTWLTCEETRSETHGYVFEVDPQQPENEMSRTPIKEMGRFSHEACAIDSATGYVYLTEDASPSYLYRFIPNDLSQKPGALQKGGKLYAAAIEAVTDPTASTFKTGQTFKIVWKELDPHLCREDAKEQNCIEFSRLEGAFFQEGVFWFDDTSAGDKKLGRVYRYIPHTNTLELFYEGNDAREMEYPDNICCTPWGDLWFAEDGSGQDRLMGITPEGKVYPFAANRLSGDELAGPTFSPDGNTLFVNIQSPGKTFAIWGPFQRRNSARARDMSYAAPANLAPQVSEKVAKAAEKQGMSVLEAAAFERHGVKMI